GCCAGTTCGCTCCACCGCAGCGCCGAGGACGCGGGGTCGCTGTCCACCAGCAGGGGGGAGTAGCCCGACTCGTGCAGTGCGTGAGCCAACCACACCGCGCTCGTCGTCTTGCCCACTCCGGGTTTCAGGTTCACAAAGGCATAGCTCATCGACACAAGAGGCGACGCTAGTGAGTACGGAGGGCCGCCACGGTCGAGGCGGGGCGCATCGCCTCGTCGTTCACCCTGCGGCGCCCGCGAATCATTCCGATGGATCAACGTCCCGGCGGGGACGGTGGTCCGACGTCCTGTGACGCGTCCGGGGCGCGCCCGCCCCCACACGTCGGCGGCTCACGCGCGGCGCCGGACGACCCCGGACCGTCCCGGTCTCAACTCGTCCGCCGCCGCGCGTCCTTCACCTCGCGGTCGACCGCCCAGGCGTCCGCGACCGGCCCGAGGTGGCCGAGCTTGTCGGGATTGATCACCGAGCGAATCGTCAGGATCCGGCCGTCGACCACGTCGAGGGCCATGGTGTGCAGGACATCGCCGTCCCGCGTCCGGAAGACCGCGCCCGGCTGGCCGTTCACCTCGTGCACCTCGAACGTCACGTCGATCAGGGCCATGTGAGGGTAGACGGAGGCCAGCAACCGGGCCACGTTCTCGGCCCCGACGACGGCCCGGGACAACTGCGGTGCCTTGCCGCCGCCGTCCCCGACCAGCTGGACGTCGGCCGCCAGCATGTTCCGCAGCGAGCCCACGTCGCCGTCCTTCAACGCGTCGAAGAACCGCGCCGCCAGCTCCTGCCGCTGCTCACGGTCCGCCGCGAACCGGGGCCGCCCGTCCGCCATGTGCCGCCGTGCCCGGACGAGCAACTGCCGGCAGGCCGCCTCCGAACGTCCCACCGCCCGCGCGATCTCGTCGAACTCGAAGGCGAACACGTCCCGCAGCACGAAGACGGAGCGTTCCAGGGGGCTGAGC
The window above is part of the Streptomyces sp. NBC_01428 genome. Proteins encoded here:
- a CDS encoding RNA polymerase sigma-70 factor, with product MRKVEEFEELRPLLFSIAYRILGSVSEAEDAVQESWLRYDGSATRPTSAKAFLSATVTRIAIDVLRSARMRREAYVGPWFPEPLLSDPYEDPERSVELADSVSVAALLLLERLSPLERSVFVLRDVFAFEFDEIARAVGRSEAACRQLLVRARRHMADGRPRFAADREQRQELAARFFDALKDGDVGSLRNMLAADVQLVGDGGGKAPQLSRAVVGAENVARLLASVYPHMALIDVTFEVHEVNGQPGAVFRTRDGDVLHTMALDVVDGRILTIRSVINPDKLGHLGPVADAWAVDREVKDARRRTS